One region of Elusimicrobiota bacterium genomic DNA includes:
- a CDS encoding radical SAM protein yields MTRPRAMALSFIRIFKPLFGATIMFSVTNRCQCACARCAVQGGENAAGPELAGEEIKKLIAEAARLGAREVSFFGGEPLLREDLPDMIRFTRGLGLRATLTTNGLLLDGAAAAKLAEAGLNRAGISLDDPSPEVHDRERGVPGLWENAAAAARQLIKLGVPVDISFCATKDRLWDGRAAKMAEIAARFGARLRILSPMRAGRWDSKADKVLTAEDRKILRALLTPGKVHWVLGQVDSPDAPFVCSSFDRWKVDITATGDVVPCTYFPAPFGNIRKESLLKIVKRMWASPLYREFKGTEDCPLNDPAFRSHWADLFKSL; encoded by the coding sequence ATGACGAGACCGCGCGCTATGGCCCTAAGTTTTATAAGGATTTTTAAGCCGCTTTTCGGCGCAACTATAATGTTTTCAGTCACGAACCGCTGCCAATGCGCCTGCGCGCGCTGCGCCGTGCAAGGCGGGGAAAACGCAGCCGGGCCGGAGCTGGCCGGCGAAGAAATAAAAAAACTGATAGCTGAAGCCGCGCGGCTGGGCGCGCGGGAAGTGAGCTTCTTCGGCGGGGAACCTCTTTTGCGCGAAGACCTGCCGGATATGATCCGTTTTACGCGGGGCCTGGGCTTGCGCGCCACCCTTACTACCAACGGCTTATTGCTGGACGGGGCGGCCGCCGCCAAATTGGCGGAGGCGGGTCTGAACAGAGCCGGTATAAGCCTGGACGACCCTTCGCCGGAAGTTCATGACCGGGAGCGCGGGGTTCCCGGCCTCTGGGAAAACGCGGCCGCCGCGGCGCGGCAACTCATAAAGCTGGGCGTGCCGGTGGATATTTCTTTCTGCGCCACTAAGGACCGTCTGTGGGACGGCAGGGCGGCAAAAATGGCGGAGATAGCGGCCAGGTTTGGCGCGCGCCTGCGCATTCTTTCGCCGATGAGAGCCGGCCGCTGGGACTCTAAAGCTGACAAAGTGCTCACCGCCGAAGACCGCAAAATTTTGCGCGCTTTGCTTACGCCCGGCAAGGTTCACTGGGTACTAGGGCAGGTGGACAGCCCGGACGCCCCTTTTGTCTGTTCTTCTTTTGACCGTTGGAAAGTGGATATTACCGCGACCGGTGACGTAGTGCCCTGCACTTATTTCCCGGCGCCGTTCGGAAATATCCGGAAGGAAAGCCTGCTGAAGATAGTAAAACGCATGTGGGCCTCTCCCTTGTACAGGGAATTCAAAGGCACCGAAGACTGCCCCCTCAATGACCCCGCCTTCCGCTCACACTGGGCGGATCTGTTTAAATCTCTTTAA
- a CDS encoding radical SAM protein, whose amino-acid sequence MPMPPPGNFLYVTTFRRVLRSYAGHPLAVRLLYLALRNGLPLARKIKPLFGATALVALTYRCQCSCRHCGAGLFKKDGEKELSTEEVRGLLRDLRAAGGSGVHFFGGEPLLAPDVVGHVAEGSRLGLKVTVETNGLLLDEALAGQLARAGVESVRVSLDSPDEASHDKFRGVPGAWRKAVSALRTCRAAGIRTLINYYASRESLNSGEFDRMADLAVELGAGLRVLPPVRAGLWKDREDIPLTKEETDLLRSRLRRGVACWGYEFLDRPGTPFRCHTLLHSTFDVSAYGDILCCPYLPGSFGNIRKEPLATAVKRMWDADVFAPEKDFDGCPLNAPSFQARYGELLNGGKGGAK is encoded by the coding sequence ATGCCCATGCCGCCGCCGGGAAATTTCCTCTATGTGACTACTTTCCGCCGCGTTCTGCGCTCTTACGCGGGACATCCGCTCGCCGTGCGACTACTTTATTTAGCTCTCAGGAACGGCCTCCCGCTGGCCCGTAAAATAAAACCGCTCTTCGGCGCCACGGCGCTGGTGGCGCTTACCTACCGCTGCCAGTGCTCCTGCCGCCACTGCGGCGCGGGCCTGTTTAAAAAGGACGGCGAGAAAGAGCTTTCAACGGAGGAAGTGCGCGGACTACTGCGCGATCTGCGCGCGGCCGGCGGCAGCGGCGTGCATTTTTTCGGAGGCGAGCCCCTGCTGGCCCCGGATGTGGTCGGTCACGTGGCTGAAGGCTCAAGGCTGGGCCTCAAAGTCACGGTGGAGACCAATGGCCTGCTGCTGGATGAAGCCTTGGCCGGGCAGCTTGCCCGCGCCGGAGTGGAGAGCGTGCGCGTGAGCCTGGACAGCCCGGATGAAGCCTCGCACGACAAGTTCCGCGGCGTGCCGGGAGCCTGGCGCAAGGCCGTCTCCGCTCTGCGGACCTGCCGTGCGGCCGGGATACGCACCCTTATAAATTATTATGCCAGCCGCGAGAGCCTCAACTCCGGCGAGTTCGACCGCATGGCGGATCTGGCAGTGGAACTGGGCGCGGGCCTGCGCGTGCTGCCGCCCGTTCGCGCGGGACTCTGGAAAGACCGAGAGGATATACCTCTTACTAAAGAAGAAACGGACCTGCTGCGCTCGCGCCTGCGCCGCGGCGTGGCCTGCTGGGGCTACGAATTTCTGGACCGGCCGGGCACGCCTTTCCGCTGCCACACGCTGCTGCACAGCACCTTTGACGTCTCCGCCTACGGCGATATTCTTTGCTGCCCTTACCTGCCCGGATCCTTCGGCAATATACGCAAAGAGCCGCTTGCAACGGCGGTCAAGCGGATGTGGGACGCGGACGTTTTCGCCCCGGAAAAAGACTTTGACGGCTGCCCTCTCAACGCTCCTTCGTTCCAGGCGCGGTACGGTGAACTGCTGAACGGCGGAAAAGGCGGCGCCAAATGA
- a CDS encoding radical SAM protein, with the protein MLSGILNKATFRLRSLTRRFYGTRWFIGLTAFYFRSALPLIRRFTPLYGVTAILSLSYRCQCSCPHCGAGKYPKQAEGELSHEEIFKFIDDLARLGGACIHFFGGEPLMAPRLAEYVARTKARGMMATVDTNGLLLNEAMALKLKGAGIDLIRVSLDSPREEEHDAHRGIKGCWRKATEGMRLAVKHGIPCFMSLYATKENLASGDFEKMVAMAREMGVGVRFLSAIQSGRWKENEEVRLSEPEIEKLRGLLAPDVCWETEFLQHKNVPFWCNSMLGNKFDVSAYGEVLACAYLPAGFGNIRKEPLETIVKRMWSSKMFKEGSRHFDCPMNDPDFIKRHGHLLKGSYDKTC; encoded by the coding sequence ATGCTTTCCGGTATTTTAAACAAGGCCACTTTCAGGCTGCGCTCCCTCACCAGGCGTTTTTACGGGACGCGCTGGTTCATCGGTTTGACCGCCTTCTATTTCCGCAGCGCCCTCCCTCTTATCCGCAGATTCACTCCGCTTTACGGAGTGACCGCCATACTCTCGCTCAGCTACCGCTGCCAGTGCAGCTGCCCCCATTGCGGCGCCGGCAAATACCCGAAGCAGGCCGAAGGCGAACTGAGCCATGAGGAAATTTTTAAATTTATAGACGACCTGGCCCGCCTGGGCGGAGCCTGCATCCACTTTTTCGGCGGCGAACCGCTGATGGCGCCGCGCCTGGCAGAATACGTGGCCCGGACCAAAGCCCGCGGCATGATGGCCACCGTGGACACTAATGGCCTGCTTCTTAACGAGGCGATGGCGCTAAAGCTGAAGGGAGCCGGCATAGACCTTATCCGCGTCAGCCTGGACAGCCCGCGCGAAGAAGAACACGACGCGCACCGCGGAATAAAAGGCTGCTGGCGCAAGGCGACCGAAGGCATGCGCCTGGCCGTGAAGCACGGCATACCCTGTTTCATGTCTCTTTACGCGACCAAAGAGAACCTGGCCAGCGGGGATTTTGAGAAGATGGTAGCCATGGCCCGGGAAATGGGCGTGGGCGTACGCTTCCTTTCCGCCATACAGAGCGGCCGCTGGAAAGAAAACGAGGAAGTCCGCCTTTCGGAGCCCGAAATAGAAAAGCTGCGCGGCCTGCTGGCCCCCGATGTCTGCTGGGAGACGGAATTTCTCCAGCACAAGAACGTGCCGTTCTGGTGCAACTCCATGCTGGGCAATAAATTCGACGTTTCGGCCTATGGCGAAGTGCTGGCCTGCGCCTACCTGCCGGCCGGCTTCGGAAATATCCGCAAGGAGCCGCTGGAAACCATAGTTAAGCGCATGTGGAGCTCCAAAATGTTCAAAGAGGGCTCCAGGCATTTCGACTGCCCAATGAACGACCCGGATTTCATAAAACGCCACGGCCATTTATTGAAGGGCTCGTACGACAAAACCTGCTGA
- a CDS encoding radical SAM protein, with product MKLTLIQVPWTLASEGEYAAVYRTFTSFPPLGLMSLAACMEEAGHSVDLIDLEVEPMPFEDLCARIKNFSSGMIGFTATTPVYPVAVSYARRLKDLFGLPIVIGGAHVTALREKSLSPDMDFAVFGEGETTFVELAREFEGGHSYAGVQGLAWREGPSVRVNPPRPFIEELDSLPFPARGKVAPSRYSFEVPGIGIVPVFLAELSRGCPFKCVFCGEGVYNGRKIRSRSPARVAEDMLDAKARFGAAHFGLVASTLTADRGVMEGLCRELIRRKAGLTFEGQTRANLVDEPLLALMREAGLVRLNFGLESVDPDALRLMRKGVEPEEVSTALRLCRRLGISTTVASMLGNPGDTRKTVMATARFVRATPEIRYSPFAIAVPYPGTELYRMAEQGLHGLKLLSGDSYSFSRYTGGIMEVNGMGPAELTRLQRRAMLVAHSTPSKILGLLRHFGVSKLLRIACRTFYGEIRRLFGAKE from the coding sequence ATGAAACTCACTCTCATCCAAGTGCCGTGGACCTTGGCCTCCGAAGGGGAATACGCGGCGGTTTACAGGACCTTCACGAGCTTTCCCCCTCTCGGGCTTATGAGCCTCGCGGCTTGCATGGAAGAAGCCGGCCACTCCGTGGACCTGATAGACCTGGAAGTTGAGCCGATGCCGTTTGAGGACCTGTGCGCGCGCATCAAAAATTTCAGCTCCGGCATGATCGGTTTCACCGCCACAACCCCGGTTTACCCGGTGGCGGTTTCTTACGCGCGCCGGTTGAAAGATCTGTTCGGTCTTCCAATCGTCATCGGCGGCGCCCATGTCACAGCGCTCAGGGAAAAATCCCTTTCACCCGACATGGACTTTGCCGTATTCGGCGAAGGCGAAACGACCTTTGTGGAACTGGCGCGGGAGTTCGAGGGCGGGCACAGCTACGCCGGCGTGCAGGGCCTCGCTTGGCGCGAGGGGCCCTCGGTCCGGGTGAACCCGCCACGCCCTTTCATTGAGGAACTGGATTCCCTTCCGTTCCCCGCCCGCGGCAAGGTGGCCCCTTCACGGTATTCATTCGAAGTCCCCGGCATTGGAATAGTGCCGGTATTTCTGGCGGAGCTCTCCCGCGGCTGCCCTTTCAAATGCGTGTTCTGCGGCGAAGGCGTCTATAACGGAAGAAAGATACGGTCCCGGTCCCCGGCACGCGTCGCGGAAGACATGCTGGACGCGAAAGCGCGTTTCGGCGCCGCGCATTTTGGTCTTGTGGCCTCTACGCTTACCGCGGACCGCGGTGTTATGGAAGGGCTTTGCCGCGAGCTTATACGACGGAAAGCCGGCCTCACTTTTGAGGGGCAGACCCGCGCGAACCTTGTGGACGAGCCATTGCTGGCCCTGATGCGGGAAGCCGGACTTGTGCGGCTGAACTTCGGCCTTGAGAGCGTGGACCCGGACGCGCTCCGCCTTATGCGCAAAGGCGTGGAACCGGAAGAAGTCAGTACCGCGCTGCGCCTCTGCCGCCGGCTGGGAATTTCCACCACCGTGGCTTCCATGCTCGGCAATCCGGGCGACACGCGGAAAACCGTGATGGCCACGGCGCGGTTCGTGCGCGCCACCCCGGAAATACGCTACTCGCCCTTCGCCATAGCCGTTCCCTATCCCGGAACCGAACTTTACCGGATGGCGGAACAGGGCCTGCACGGGCTGAAACTTTTGAGCGGTGACTCCTACAGCTTTTCACGCTATACCGGGGGCATTATGGAGGTGAACGGCATGGGGCCCGCGGAGCTTACCCGGCTTCAGCGCAGAGCCATGCTGGTCGCTCACTCCACCCCTTCGAAGATACTGGGGCTTTTGAGACATTTCGGTGTAAGCAAACTCCTGCGCATCGCCTGCCGGACGTTCTATGGAGAAATCAGACGATTGTTCGGCGCAAAAGAATAA
- a CDS encoding radical SAM protein encodes MKIVFVRAATESLGLEYLSSALKARGHETALVYEPLLFDSLRLRLPSLEPESAKLAARRALAMNPGLIGFSADSDHFQWSLAAAREIKRLSAVPVIFGGVHASTAPEAVLRRPEVDLLCVADGERAIVELADRLESGQPPEGVDNIWSKKDGAAIKTPVRLENELDLLPFPDKDLFYREYPGFVRDTYSIVTGRGCPNACTYCHNSAMRRVLSRLGCRDRFFRRRNVKNVIAELRSAAKTRDFRRVSFCDDLFISDLAWLREFAEVYPKEIGLPFFCNIHPADAGERTVALLKAAGATAVNMGVQTISGDIRRECLGRAESIEAAEQALSLLKYADIFAYTNFIFGLPGQDTKELKAIAAFAAANPAGFHDVNWLRYYPGTAILENARKEGFVSEKTARAVEDGEFSVPYGHGGHSYTPERARLRNMVFLASLLPRKAVQAMLARDLWKLLPAFSLRLPVIALRGLLAKFEGNPNPYPNFSLAGSLRYFLHYFFRLYFGRAFLQPAAAAAKRLFVRSKGALFLAGLLNFKRAARYASYIFKRRLLGRRVPGMAVFAATFSCQCSCAACSSGTFSGFFAGKTMERARALERARELAALGIPRIHFTGGEPTLVPYLAELVAVCADSGMTVFVETNGIGVTEELIMKLKHAGLACLNISLDSALPEIHDSVRKVPGCHEAAVKALNLCGELGQKCMVSCYATRGSAADGTLSELLARAFAAGAGAVRVLPPVASGGWADKFEELRLELSDRQAVADIAFRARGPVLDRTALIDCELCSAYKIMVLPDSSFAPCEHLPFIFKGSENLEAQPVITAMTTNVLFREKAKCWPRDPAWRKAHPEAAAGKKILYLGL; translated from the coding sequence ATGAAGATCGTTTTCGTGCGCGCAGCTACTGAAAGCCTGGGCCTGGAATATCTTTCCTCGGCCCTGAAGGCGCGCGGGCATGAAACCGCGCTGGTCTATGAACCCCTGCTGTTCGATTCGCTCAGGCTCAGGCTGCCCTCACTTGAGCCGGAAAGCGCCAAGCTTGCCGCCCGGCGGGCGCTCGCCATGAACCCCGGGCTTATAGGTTTTTCCGCCGACTCCGACCATTTCCAGTGGTCGCTCGCTGCCGCGCGCGAAATAAAGCGCCTGAGCGCTGTGCCTGTGATCTTCGGCGGCGTTCACGCGAGCACCGCTCCCGAAGCCGTTCTGCGGAGGCCGGAGGTCGATCTTCTCTGCGTCGCCGACGGAGAGCGGGCCATCGTAGAGCTGGCCGACCGCCTTGAGAGCGGGCAACCCCCCGAAGGTGTTGACAATATCTGGAGCAAAAAGGACGGCGCCGCTATTAAAACGCCGGTCCGCCTTGAAAACGAATTGGATCTGCTGCCGTTTCCCGATAAAGATCTGTTTTACCGCGAATATCCGGGTTTTGTGCGCGATACCTATTCCATAGTCACAGGCCGGGGCTGTCCGAACGCCTGTACCTACTGCCATAACAGCGCAATGCGCCGGGTCCTTTCCCGCCTCGGCTGCCGGGACCGCTTCTTCAGGAGGCGCAACGTAAAAAACGTGATAGCCGAACTGCGGTCTGCGGCGAAAACCCGGGACTTCCGCCGGGTCTCATTCTGCGATGACCTTTTTATTTCCGACCTCGCCTGGCTGCGGGAGTTCGCCGAGGTCTATCCTAAAGAAATAGGGCTGCCCTTCTTTTGCAATATACACCCCGCTGACGCCGGCGAGCGGACTGTAGCCCTGCTGAAAGCGGCCGGCGCCACCGCTGTGAACATGGGCGTTCAGACCATAAGCGGAGACATTCGCCGCGAATGCCTCGGCCGCGCGGAAAGCATTGAAGCCGCCGAACAAGCGCTCAGCCTGCTGAAATACGCGGATATTTTCGCCTACACCAACTTTATTTTCGGGCTGCCGGGCCAGGATACAAAAGAACTGAAAGCTATAGCCGCCTTCGCGGCGGCTAACCCCGCCGGTTTCCATGACGTCAACTGGCTCCGGTACTATCCCGGCACGGCTATACTTGAAAATGCGCGCAAGGAGGGCTTCGTCTCGGAAAAAACCGCCCGCGCCGTGGAAGACGGGGAATTTTCGGTCCCTTACGGGCACGGCGGCCACAGTTACACGCCCGAACGCGCAAGGCTTCGCAACATGGTTTTTCTCGCTTCGCTGCTGCCGCGAAAAGCGGTTCAGGCGATGCTTGCCAGAGATCTCTGGAAACTGCTTCCCGCGTTCAGTCTGCGCCTGCCTGTCATAGCGCTGCGCGGGTTGCTCGCAAAATTTGAAGGCAACCCGAACCCATATCCGAACTTCTCGCTCGCCGGCAGCCTGCGCTATTTCCTGCACTATTTTTTTCGGTTATATTTCGGGCGTGCCTTTCTTCAGCCGGCGGCCGCCGCGGCAAAGCGGCTGTTCGTTCGTTCAAAAGGGGCGCTATTTCTGGCCGGGCTGCTTAATTTTAAAAGAGCCGCCAGGTACGCCTCTTATATTTTCAAGCGCAGACTGCTTGGCAGGAGAGTGCCGGGTATGGCCGTTTTTGCCGCCACTTTCAGCTGCCAATGCTCGTGCGCGGCCTGTTCATCCGGAACTTTCAGCGGGTTCTTCGCTGGAAAAACAATGGAGCGCGCCCGGGCGCTTGAAAGAGCGAGGGAACTGGCTGCGCTGGGCATACCAAGGATACATTTTACCGGCGGAGAACCCACTCTGGTCCCGTACCTTGCGGAGCTGGTCGCCGTTTGCGCGGACTCCGGCATGACGGTGTTCGTGGAGACCAACGGGATCGGTGTGACCGAAGAACTGATTATGAAACTGAAGCATGCGGGACTTGCCTGTCTGAATATCAGCTTGGATTCTGCCTTGCCGGAAATACACGACTCCGTCAGAAAAGTTCCCGGCTGCCACGAGGCCGCAGTTAAAGCCTTGAATCTGTGCGGGGAGCTGGGGCAGAAATGCATGGTCTCGTGTTATGCCACGCGCGGAAGCGCCGCGGACGGAACGCTCTCAGAACTGCTTGCGCGCGCCTTTGCCGCGGGGGCCGGGGCCGTCAGGGTCCTGCCGCCGGTGGCGTCGGGCGGCTGGGCGGACAAATTCGAAGAACTGCGTCTTGAGCTCTCGGACCGGCAGGCCGTGGCGGACATAGCGTTCCGCGCCCGGGGCCCGGTTCTGGACCGGACCGCGCTGATAGACTGCGAACTGTGTTCAGCCTATAAAATAATGGTTTTGCCTGACTCAAGCTTTGCCCCCTGCGAGCATCTTCCTTTCATATTCAAGGGCTCCGAAAACCTTGAAGCGCAACCAGTGATAACCGCTATGACCACGAACGTGCTGTTCCGCGAAAAAGCCAAATGCTGGCCCAGGGATCCGGCTTGGCGCAAGGCGCATCCGGAAGCTGCTGCCGGGAAGAAAATATTATACTTGGGCCTGTGA
- a CDS encoding DUF6057 family protein, which produces MEKISAEKITNRPFIRRDVFFFVLLFAFFGLVAPHIIVFNEIHSGFYFGRDHLLGALAEWGGMLYYVSSFIAQFFYYLPLGALLLAALTLSTVVSARSIICRLSRRPDDLGFSYFIGVAYAALLNRSFSCDLEIAVAALLALLLSRLFISIRKPGVRIIVYLLLAPFLHWLFTLTLLFLSAFLIVVSLIYENRTAKLYGVLYLLIHILAPYTLNALFVFSPGAMNMLTGSFSSKSVLFPMMLPLLGSFPAIPLVAYFIPKIKSPGKPAVYKALTWLFLTLFAGVSFNQTYDKAAKANIIALKYADREEWDLLLKHCNENRGLSPLLTLFADIALMNKGRLAEDALKYDQSFDIGWAEHPYPVDWLLDECGGLFYYYLGLPNETHYWFVEASQSLADETPFIAKKIALSLSLSGHPAAAEMYFKKLERTLFYRKWVRKVCKDRDYNLRMEALPRFFMKETPPAPKLGHYFSGGALLENLERYHDLYPRDKNIFEALSVHLILRNEINAFYRYYVPEIQNYHYEKLPGLFQEAILIYQMTNPADPTARRFTIDREISSRNAGFLKEMRDINGENRESYRKKLFDRYGDTLFYHNVFSR; this is translated from the coding sequence ATGGAAAAAATTTCCGCCGAAAAAATTACTAACCGGCCGTTTATCCGCCGGGACGTCTTCTTTTTCGTTCTGCTCTTCGCTTTTTTCGGGCTTGTTGCGCCTCACATTATTGTTTTTAACGAGATCCACTCCGGTTTTTACTTCGGCCGCGATCACCTGCTCGGCGCGCTGGCTGAATGGGGTGGGATGCTGTATTATGTGTCGTCATTCATAGCCCAGTTCTTCTATTATCTGCCTTTGGGCGCCCTGTTGCTGGCGGCCCTGACTCTTTCAACCGTCGTATCCGCCCGCTCCATTATTTGCAGGCTTTCCCGCCGCCCGGACGATCTGGGTTTTTCTTATTTCATCGGCGTCGCGTATGCGGCTTTATTGAACAGGAGTTTTAGCTGCGATCTGGAAATAGCCGTTGCGGCGCTCCTGGCGCTTCTGCTTTCCCGCCTCTTTATTTCGATCCGCAAACCGGGCGTTCGCATAATCGTTTATCTGCTGCTTGCTCCGTTCCTTCATTGGCTGTTTACGCTGACCCTCCTTTTCCTGTCGGCTTTTCTTATTGTCGTTTCGCTCATTTATGAAAACAGGACGGCCAAACTCTACGGCGTACTTTACCTCCTTATACACATTTTGGCGCCCTATACGCTGAACGCGCTTTTTGTTTTTTCCCCCGGCGCGATGAATATGCTGACGGGAAGTTTCTCCTCTAAATCCGTGCTTTTCCCCATGATGCTGCCGTTGTTAGGGTCTTTTCCGGCAATTCCGCTGGTTGCGTATTTTATTCCAAAAATAAAAAGCCCGGGAAAACCGGCGGTTTATAAGGCTCTGACATGGCTGTTCCTGACGCTGTTTGCGGGGGTTTCTTTTAATCAGACGTACGACAAGGCCGCCAAAGCAAATATCATCGCTTTGAAGTATGCCGACAGGGAAGAATGGGATTTGCTTTTGAAACACTGTAATGAAAACAGGGGATTGTCCCCCTTGTTGACTTTATTCGCCGATATCGCCCTGATGAATAAAGGCCGCCTCGCCGAAGACGCTTTGAAATACGATCAAAGTTTCGATATAGGCTGGGCGGAGCATCCATACCCTGTCGACTGGTTGCTGGACGAATGCGGGGGGTTGTTCTATTATTATCTGGGGCTTCCGAACGAAACCCATTACTGGTTTGTCGAGGCGTCGCAAAGTCTTGCGGATGAAACGCCTTTCATCGCCAAAAAAATCGCGCTTTCGCTTAGTTTATCCGGCCACCCTGCCGCGGCCGAAATGTATTTCAAAAAACTGGAACGCACGCTGTTTTACCGGAAATGGGTCCGGAAGGTATGTAAAGACCGGGATTACAACCTCCGGATGGAAGCCTTGCCCCGGTTTTTTATGAAAGAAACCCCGCCGGCGCCCAAACTCGGCCATTATTTCAGCGGCGGCGCTCTATTGGAAAACCTCGAACGATATCATGACCTGTATCCGCGCGATAAAAACATCTTTGAGGCGTTAAGCGTCCACCTGATCTTACGTAATGAAATTAATGCGTTTTACCGATACTATGTTCCGGAAATCCAGAATTATCATTATGAGAAACTTCCCGGATTATTTCAGGAGGCGATCCTGATTTATCAAATGACCAATCCGGCCGATCCGACGGCTCGCCGTTTTACGATTGATCGGGAGATCTCCAGCCGGAATGCGGGTTTTTTGAAAGAAATGCGGGATATCAACGGAGAAAACAGGGAAAGTTACAGGAAGAAGCTATTCGACCGGTACGGAGACACCCTTTTTTATCACAACGTTTTTTCACGGTAA